One window of Pseudochaenichthys georgianus chromosome 18, fPseGeo1.2, whole genome shotgun sequence genomic DNA carries:
- the LOC117463612 gene encoding G-protein coupled receptor 4, with protein MSNDSCNLPLNTDTFGLTCIYGLIFSLGLPSNLLSLWGLYHLGRSGGGGCQLVYILNLLLSDLLQLLTLPLWILYLQGGHQWPYGQLTCELVGYVFYVNVYASVMFLCLIALDRCLAIVYPLSSRRIRTVRVAAVSGVVVWTLTFLYCLSGLLPSVFDSDKLLCLEKYPVSPRYAHFKITTMALGFMLPCAILGYTSAHIGVTLRRSPSLSNHERHKIVGILVVITINFIVVFGPYHLVGGYRFVSFLLTDEPCGFERSIFLVYRLCYGLTSLNTLLDPLFYIFLCPDARLELQRSLPCLGRGQNSRKKIILSTRAQPDNKIETATGHNNLLGV; from the exons ATGTCCAACGACAGCTGCAATCTCCCGTTAAACACGGACACATTTGGCCTGACCTGTATCTACGGCCTGATCTTCTCTTTGGGTCTCCCGAGCAACTTGCTATCTCTATGGGGACTGTACCACCTGGGTCGTTCAGGCGGAGGAGGCTGCCAACTGGTCTACATCCTCAACCTGTTGCTGTCAGACCTCCTGCAGCTGCTCACCCTGCCACTCTGGATCCTTTATCTCCAAGGTGGGCACCAATGGCCCTATGGCCAGCTAACCTGCGAGCTGGTGGGATACGTGTTTTACGTAAACGTCTACGCCAGCGTCATGTTCCTGTGCCTGATAGCGCTGGACCGCTGCCTGGCCATCGTGTACCCGTTGAGCAGCCGCAGGATACGGACTGTTAGGGTGGCAGCGGTGTCCGGTGTGGTGGTTTGGACCCTGACTTTTCTGTACTGTCTGAGCGGGCTGctcccatcagtgtttgactcaGACAAACTGCTGTGTCTGGAGAAGTACCCCGTCAGCCCCAGATACGCCCACTTCAAGATCACCACCATGGCCCTGGGCTTCATGCTGCCATGTGCTATACTTGG CTACACATCAGCCCACATTGGGGTGACACTCCGACGATCTCCTTCCCTGTCTAACCATGAGCGGCACAAAATCGTGGGCATCCTAGTCGTGATCACCATCAACTTCATTGTTGTGTTTGGACCCTATCACCTCGTGGgcggatacagatttgtatCCTTTCTGCTGACAGATGAGCCATGTGGATTTGAGCGGTCCATATTCCTCGTCTATCGTCTGTGCTACGGTCTGACCAGCCTCAACACCCTGCTGgatcccctcttctacatcttCCTGTGCCCTGATGCCCGGCTAGAGCTGCAGAGATCCCTGCCCTGTTTGGGAAGGGGGCAAAACTCCCGCAAAAAGATTATCCTCAGTACCAGAGCTCAACCAGACAACAAGATAGAGACTGCAACTGGACATAATAATCTTCTAGGAGTATAG
- the ugt5g1 gene encoding UDP glucuronosyltransferase 5 family, polypeptide G1, protein MSSMIAIILSGIFFLLLSPTCSGSKILVVPVDGSHWINMEVILRELHSRGHEITVLRSAKSWFIPSTSPMFTSINVTMLRDESDLDYYNKMLLNVMERRRMPTFLRSFYQQHLITSMLSQGHEILSRASATMLDDPVFMKKMQDAKFDLMLTDPALTIGVILGSYLKLPMVFNVRWINNGEGHLAIAPSPVSYVPVSGSELDDQMDFLDRTKNMLHYIYSSVEQHFFINPYYSDLFQRHFPPGTDLLSLELEADMWLMRTDFVFEFPRPTMPNVVYIGGFQCKKPRPLSDELEAFMQSSGEHGVVVMSLGTLVSALHREATEAIAAAFAQLPQKVVWRFIGEKPSSLGNNTLLMNWLPQRDLLGHPKTRAFVAHGGTNGMYEAIYHGVPVLGLPLLFDQFDNVLRLKVRGAARVLEANSLTKENFLEAITDILETPSYRENIQRLSRLHHDQPMSPMDTAIFWIEYVIRNKGAAHLQSVGFSLPWYTYFSLDVALLLMALIAAFVWASVSVFKILCCRRSRRKTKAE, encoded by the coding sequence ATGTCCAGCATGATTGCTATAATCCTGTCAGGAATCTTCTTCCTGTTGCTCAGTCCCACTTGTAGTGGCAGCAAAATCCTAGTAGTGCCCGTTGATGGCAGCCACTGGATCAACATGGAGGTGATACTCCGAGAACTGCACTCCAGAGGCCACGAAATCACTGTGTTGCGCTCTGCTAAGAGCTGGTTCATCCCTAGCACCTCCCCCATGTTTACTTCTATTAATGTGACCATGCTGCGAGATGAATCAGATTTGGACTACTACAATAAAATGCTACTAAATGTTATGGAACGTCGCAGGATGCCAACTTTTTTACGCAGCTTCTACCAACAACACTTGATCACATCCATGTTGTCACAAGGCCATGAGATCCTTTCCAGAGCCTCTGCTACAATGTTAGATGACCCTGTTTTTATGAAGAAAATGCAAGATGCCAAGTTCGacttaatgttaacagatcccGCTCTGACTATAGGGGTTATTCTGGGTAGTTACCTCAAGCTGCCAATGGTTTTCAATGTGCGCTGGATTAATAATGGGGAGGGCCATTTAGCCATAGCTCCCTCTCCTGTCTCCTATGTCCCCGTGTCAGGAAGTGAACTTGATGATCAGATGGACTTCCTGGACAGAACCAAGAACATGTTGCATTATATCTATAGTTCAGTAGAACAGCACTTTTTCATCAACCCTTACTACTCAGATCTGTTCCAGAGGCATTTCCCTCCCGGAACCGACTTACTGTCTTTAGAGCTTGAAGCCGATATGTGGCTCATGAGGACTGATTTTGTCTTTGAGTTCCCACGGCCTACCATGCCCAACGTAGTCTACATTGGAGGGTTCCAGTGCAAAAAGCCCCGTCCCCTCTCTGATGAGCTGGAGGCCTTTATGCAGAGCTCTGGGGAGCATGGGGTGGTGGTCATGTCTCTGGGGACGCTGGTGTCAGCACTGCATCGCGAGGCCACAGAGGCCATTGCTGCTGCTTTTGCTCAACTACCTCAGAAGGTGGTGTGGAGGTTTATTGGTGAAAAGCCGTCATCCTTGGGGAACAACACCCTGCTGATGAATTGGCTGCCTCAGAGAGACCTCCTGGGTCACCCTAAAACTCGTGCCTTTGTAGCCCACGGCGGCACCAACGGCATGTATGAAGCCATTTACCACGGCGTTCCCGTTCTGGGACTGCCCCTCCTCTTTGACCAGTTTGACAACGTACTCCGGCTGAAGGTACGTGGGGCAGCTAGGGTGTTGGAGGCCAATTCACTCACCAAAGAAAACTTCCTAGAGGCTATAACAGACATTCTAGAGACTCCCTCATACCGTGAGAACATACAGCGTCTCTCACGGCTACACCACGATCAGCCAATGTCACCCATGGACACCGCCATTTTTTGGATTGAGTACGTGATCAGGAATAAAGGAGCCGCCCATTTGCAGTCAGTAGGTTTTAGTCTGCCTTGGTATACCTACTTCAGCCTGGATGTGGCTCTTTTATTAATGGCTCTCATTGCAGCCTTTGTCTGGGCTTCAGTCTCTGTGTTTAAGATTCTCTGCTGTCGAAGGTCCAGGAGGAAGACAAAGGCAGAGTAA
- the ponzr4 gene encoding LOW QUALITY PROTEIN: plac8 onzin related protein 4 (The sequence of the model RefSeq protein was modified relative to this genomic sequence to represent the inferred CDS: inserted 2 bases in 1 codon): MSKKMVVTQPRPYIMNSGSGQWTSDICDCLDDLPQCCLAFWCLPCFECXHEAGECVCLPLLDGFGLIPPIGTCLRVSIRQRYGIEGTICNDCVYACCCGPCSWCQIAREIKTRANPITFVRMAS; encoded by the exons ATGTCTAAAAAGATGGTTGTGACCCAGCCCAGGCCCTACATCATGAACAGTGGATCTGGCCAGTGGACCTCCGACATCTGTGACTGCTTGGACGACCTGCCTCAAT gtTGTCTCGCCTTTTGGTGTTTACCCTGCTTCGAATG ACATGAGGCCGGGGAGTGTGTATGTTTACCTCTGCTGGACGGTTTTGGATTGATCCCTCCTATTGGCACCTGCCTCAGAGTGTCAATACGTCAACGATATGGCATTGAG GGTACCATCTGCAATGACTGTGTGTACGCCTGCTGCTGCGGGCCCTGCAGTTGGTGTCAAATTGCACGAGAGATCAAAACCAGGGCGAATCCCATCACCTTCGTCCGTATGGCGTCCTAA
- the LOC117463833 gene encoding PLAC8-like protein 1 isoform X2 → MSRQVVQVQPESRGQQEGQWSTGLCCFALCCLPVFTCKVTRAVGACACLPLLDCIGCVPPASLAMRASVRQRYGIQGSVWSDCLYGCCCYPLSWLQISRELKRRAASHASSSSSPSSSPPSSSSSARYSALCSLQRAHLV, encoded by the exons ATGTCTCGACAGGTGGTCCAGGTCCAGCCGGAGAGCAGGGGTCAGCAGGAAGGTCAATGGAGTACTGGCCTGT GCTGCTTTGCCCTGTGCTGCCTCCCAGTGTTCACCTGTAAGGTGACCAGAGCAGTGGGGGCCTGTGCCTGCCTGCCTCTGCTCGACTGTATCGGCTGCGTCCCCCCCGCCTCTCTCGCCATGAGGGCATCTGTCAGGCAACGATACGGCATACAG GGGAGCGTGTGGAGCGACTGCCTGTACGGATGCTGCTGCTATCCGCTGTCTTGGCTCCAGATCTCCAGAGAGCTGAAGAGAAGAGCAGCATCCCacgcctcctcctcttcctccccctcctcctcccccccctcctcctcctcctcagccagATACAGTGCTCTGTGCTCCCTGCAGAGGGCGCACTTGGTCTAG
- the LOC117463833 gene encoding cornifelin homolog B-like isoform X1, producing the protein MSRQVVQVQPESRGQQEGQWSTGLCECHKDVGDCCFALCCLPVFTCKVTRAVGACACLPLLDCIGCVPPASLAMRASVRQRYGIQGSVWSDCLYGCCCYPLSWLQISRELKRRAASHASSSSSPSSSPPSSSSSARYSALCSLQRAHLV; encoded by the exons ATGTCTCGACAGGTGGTCCAGGTCCAGCCGGAGAGCAGGGGTCAGCAGGAAGGTCAATGGAGTACTGGCCTGTGTGAGTGCCATAAAGACGTGGGAGACT GCTGCTTTGCCCTGTGCTGCCTCCCAGTGTTCACCTGTAAGGTGACCAGAGCAGTGGGGGCCTGTGCCTGCCTGCCTCTGCTCGACTGTATCGGCTGCGTCCCCCCCGCCTCTCTCGCCATGAGGGCATCTGTCAGGCAACGATACGGCATACAG GGGAGCGTGTGGAGCGACTGCCTGTACGGATGCTGCTGCTATCCGCTGTCTTGGCTCCAGATCTCCAGAGAGCTGAAGAGAAGAGCAGCATCCCacgcctcctcctcttcctccccctcctcctcccccccctcctcctcctcctcagccagATACAGTGCTCTGTGCTCCCTGCAGAGGGCGCACTTGGTCTAG
- the LOC117463647 gene encoding uncharacterized protein — protein sequence MYGASGVPELIAPSGPPRQPGPAGQYNPGHPQVNGDGGGANPQRLGQRAPKLGQIGRTKKVDMDDEDLDDIMNNNGQCPVSPIS from the exons ATGTACGGAGCTTCAGGGGTCCCAGAGCTCATCGCCCCCAGCGGGCCGCCCCGGCAGCCGGGTCCGGCGGGCCAGTATAACCCGGGACACCCCCAGGTCAACGGGGATGGAGGGGGGGCCAACCCTCAGAGACTCGGGCAGAGGGCCCCCAAACTGGGCCAGATTGGTCGAACCAAGAAAG TGGACATGGACGATGAAGACTTGGATGACATCATGAACAACAACGGCCAGTGCCCTGTATCGCCCATCTCCTAA